A genomic window from Lotus japonicus ecotype B-129 chromosome 1, LjGifu_v1.2 includes:
- the LOC130730069 gene encoding F-box protein At2g26850-like isoform X1, which produces MALFVCLESGRFWFPAQAYLKRMPLYFYDVIVSYNSETDTFRARSPNNEWRMIGRNIEWDRLRSSPAENFSRKFYMSNKNDLKPGDHIEIQRRKRRECPYDWWYAIVGHLESCDENVNHCSCQQSDMLVVEFMQYQHWIGWRKTVLNRNVYEDQADSRLSWLGGIRKLDKEEEIERWKSLLN; this is translated from the exons ATGGCTCTGTTTGTTTGTCTTGAGAGTGGTCGCTTCTGGTTTCCTGCTCAAGCTTATCTTAAG AGAATGCCACTATATTTTTATGATGTCATTGTTAGTTATAACTCTGAAACAGACACCTTCAGAGCAAG GTCCCCAAACAACGAGTGGCGAATGATTGGGAGAAACATTGAGTGGGATAGGTTGAGATCATCACCAGCTGAGAATTTTTCAAGGAAATTTTATATGTCTAATAAGAATGATTTGAAGCCAGGGGATCATATTGAGATTCAAAGGAGAAAACGTAGAGAATGCCCTTATG ATTGGTGGTATGCTATAGTTGGTCATTTGGAATCATGTGATGAGAACGTGAATCATTGTAGTTGCCAGCAGAGTG ATATGTTGGTGGTGGAGTTCATGCAATACCAACATTGGATTGGATGGAGAAAAACAGTGTTGAACAGAAATGTGTATGAGGATCAGGCTGACTCTAGGCTTTCTTGGTTGGGTGGAATAAGAAAACTTGATAAGGAAGAGGAGATTGAAAGATGGAAAAGCCTCTTGAATTAG
- the LOC130730069 gene encoding F-box protein At2g26850-like isoform X2, producing the protein MALFVCLESGRFWFPAQAYLKRMPLYFYDVIVSYNSETDTFRARSPNNEWRMIGRNIEWDRLRSSPAENFSRKFYMSNKNDLKPGDHIEIQRRKRRECPYDMLVVEFMQYQHWIGWRKTVLNRNVYEDQADSRLSWLGGIRKLDKEEEIERWKSLLN; encoded by the exons ATGGCTCTGTTTGTTTGTCTTGAGAGTGGTCGCTTCTGGTTTCCTGCTCAAGCTTATCTTAAG AGAATGCCACTATATTTTTATGATGTCATTGTTAGTTATAACTCTGAAACAGACACCTTCAGAGCAAG GTCCCCAAACAACGAGTGGCGAATGATTGGGAGAAACATTGAGTGGGATAGGTTGAGATCATCACCAGCTGAGAATTTTTCAAGGAAATTTTATATGTCTAATAAGAATGATTTGAAGCCAGGGGATCATATTGAGATTCAAAGGAGAAAACGTAGAGAATGCCCTTATG ATATGTTGGTGGTGGAGTTCATGCAATACCAACATTGGATTGGATGGAGAAAAACAGTGTTGAACAGAAATGTGTATGAGGATCAGGCTGACTCTAGGCTTTCTTGGTTGGGTGGAATAAGAAAACTTGATAAGGAAGAGGAGATTGAAAGATGGAAAAGCCTCTTGAATTAG
- the LOC130730071 gene encoding F-box protein At2g26850-like isoform X1, with the protein MSPHKNSLPKLENQEDRKISLLDLPGWTLDIILELLPPSDLCRVAKVCTYLRNRCRSDDLWDKQVKQKWSNLIGDVALQEWQWHTTKINTQSILLLQNQSTGSCGSFSGVWPSLSLHSYLENFGDLTSLFQKYSKMALLVCLESGRFWFPAQVYKRVPLYCYDAIVSYDSKTDTFRARSPNNGWRMIEGNIEWDRLRSSPVENFSRKFYLSDMNDLKPGDHIEIQKRKRKEYPYDWWFAIVGHLESCDENVNHCLCQQSDMLVVEFKQYQHGSRWRRSVLNRNVYEEQGSRLCWMGGIRKLDKEEEIERWNSLLSSRNN; encoded by the exons ATGTCTCCCCACAAGAACTCTCTACCAAAATTGGAGAACCAAGAAGACCGTAAGATTTCTCTCTTGGATTTGCCAGGGTGGACCTTGGATATCATTCTTGAGCTCCTTCCACCATCAGATTTGTGCAGGGTAGCAAAAGTGTGTACTTATTTGAGAAACAGATGCAGAAGTGATGATTTGTGGGACAAACAAGTGAAGCAGAAGTGGAGTAACCTAATTGGTGATGTTGCTCTTCAAGAGTGGCAGTGGCATACAACAAAGATAAACACACAAAGCATCTTGCTTCTGCAAAATCAGAGTACAGGATCATGTGGCTCTTTTAGTGGTGTTTGGCCTTCTCTAAGCCTTCATTCTTATTTGGAAAATTTTGGAGATTTGACTAGTTTGTTTCAAAAATATTCCAAAATGGCTCTGCTTGTTTGTCTTGAGAGTGGTCGCTTCTGGTTTCCTGCCCAAGTTTATAAG AGAGTACCACTGTATTGTTATGATGCCATAGTCAGCTATGACTCTAAAACAGACACCTTCCGAGCAAG GTCCCCAAATAATGGGTGGCGAATGATTGAGGGAAACATTGAGTGGGATAGGTTGAGATCATCACCAGTTGAGAATTTTTCGAGGAAATTTTATTTGTCTGATATGAATGATTTGAAGCCAGGAGATCATATTGAGATTCAAAAGAGAAAACGCAAAGAATACCCTTATG ATTGGTGGTTTGCTATAGTTGGTCATCTGGAGTCATGTGATGAGAACGTGAATCATTGTCTTTGCCAACAGAGTG ATATGTTGGTGGTGGAGTTCAAGCAATACCAACATGGGAGTCGATGGAGAAGATCAGTACTGAACAGAAATGTGTATGAGGAACAGGGCTCTAGGCTTTGCTGGATGGGTGGAATAAGAAAACTTGATAAGGAAGAGGAGATTGAAAGATGGAACAGCCTCTTGAGTTCTAGAAATAATTGA